The nucleotide sequence TTGGCAGTCTGAAGACGATTGGAAGCAGTGAGAAAAGAGCGATGCTCATATTGCCGGTCACAAGGCCAATCTATGAAAGCCAAAGCCTGACTATATAAGGCGCATTGTATTATGTAGAAACGGTTATTCAAGCAGCAGAACAAGCTTCCAAATAAAAATAAAGCCTAGTCCAATACTCGTTATGTGATTGGACAGGCTTTGTTTTTATAGGAAAGTGTCTTAAGAAGAGGATGATACCTTTTCTTTAAAAGTGTTGATTTTTTCTACAGTTTCCTTAATTAAAGGTTTCATTTTTTCAGCATCGGGTTTGTCCTTTTTCGTTTCATCAATCAGCGGATATAAGCTGTCCTCAATGTTTTTGTAATCGTCTGGATAGTTCTCTTCCACTTGTTCTTCAATATCATCCCATTTTTCTTCTACCTTTTTGCCAGTAGTTTGTAGCTGTTCAGCATTTTGTGGCACGGTATCGACGTTGCCCTGCAGCTCTTTTAGAGAAATGGATACTTCTTCAAGACCGCTCGGCAGATCAGCAGGTTTTTCTTCTTCCTTTTCCTTTGCCTCTTCTTCTTCTTCTTTCGTCGTTACCTGCTCTTTAGGCTCATCTGTGTTTGTTGAAGCAGGCTCAGCTGCCTCTTCCTTTTTGGATCCACAACCAGCTGCTATTAATAGCATAATTGTCATAACGGCTAATAAGTAAATGAATTTTCTCATTTCACTCCTCCTTTGCCAATATCATTCCCAGCTGCCATTTTCTTTAAACTCGGAGAAATGCATTCATCAATCATATTGAAATATTTAATAAATCGCCCATTTTTTTTAACATTGAATCAATATAGGCTTTACTATAGTCATATCCGATAAGCGCCACCACTCTTCCAGTCTCATCTGTAATAGGGGCGAAGCTAGTTTTCCATTTTCCATAGCGGTCTTCATATACTGATGTGACAGTCGCTTCTCCATTCATTGCTGAAGTTGCCACTTCCATGATTTCACTTGGACCTTCATAAATTTCACCCGGCTGGATAACGAACCCTTCATCAGCCACAAGCGTAAGCATCCTCTTATCATCTAAAAATTCGAAAATGTATACCCATTGAATGGTTCCCTCTTGCTCTTGAATCATGGTCAGTTTTTTTTGCAGCTTTTGATAAGCCGGATTGGAGGGGATACATTCGTTTTTAATTGAACAATTTCTTCCGGCTGAATAATAGCTGCTGTGACAATAGCAATGGAACGCAGCCGCTTATCCAATTGTTCTTCAAGAATCCTTCTTTTATTGGAGGGAGAAAGGTTGGCATGGTGAATTTTTTCTCGTATTTTTTTGTATTTTCTACTCATTGTCGGCTGGCTGATGTCCAGTACCCTAGCAGCCAGCTTTACTGATTTATATTGATCCATGGCCATTGTAATAAGCTGTTCTTCCACAAAATCTATCGCTTCCTGTAAAGGCATAAGCTGCTCAAAAACAGGAGGTGCCTTAACGATTTCTTTTTTCCAAGGGATAAGATGATGAATGGCAGGGGCATCTACTTCTGTTTTTCTGCTTGTGACAACAATACGTTCGATCATATTTTCAAGCTGCCGTACATTGCCAGGCCATGGGTAGATAGACAGCAGGTCAACGGCATCGGGAAGGATATTAATTTGCTTCCGGTACATCTGATTATACTTTTGAGTGAAATAATAAATAAAATGAGGAATT is from Bacillus sp. PK3_68 and encodes:
- a CDS encoding sigma 54-interacting transcriptional regulator → MIAATNKSLEQMVEDGKFREDLYYRLNVVPIHIPSLRERIEEIPHFIYYFTQKYNQMYRKQINILPDAVDLLSIYPWPGNVRQLENMIERIVVTSRKTEVDAPAIHHLIPWKKEIVKAPPVFEQLMPLQEAIDFVEEQLITMAMDQYKSVKLAARVLDISQPTMSRKYKKIREKIHHANLSPSNKRRILEEQLDKRLRSIAIVTAAIIQPEEIVQLKTNVSPPIRLIKSCKKN